The Sebastes umbrosus isolate fSebUmb1 chromosome 1, fSebUmb1.pri, whole genome shotgun sequence genome includes the window CCAAAAAGAagttgaaaatataaaaataataaatgaaatttGCAGCCTAGCGGCCATATTGGAGGCCAACTGTGTCTCTGAACTCCAGACTTTGGCATCTCAACAATGTGGAATAGTGAGTTAATCACAAGATTTCTGAATGGAAAGCGATCATTTCATGACTGCAGTGTCTAGTTGGCAAAACATGATATATTGAACTTTGCGGTGTGATTGTTTTTATCAAAAAAACTTGATGTAGTTTACTGTGTCACAGTCACAAGAACCCAAATCTTTCAGACATAATTAACCATTCTTtgcataaacattatttagacatTCGCGATGGAGAACATCCATCATTGGATAAGACATCAGTGGGTGAACCACACTGTGTGCTGTAAGGacactttaaaaacatgttaGGCACATAGAGGTGAAGACGAACACGTACTGGCCGAGCTTCAGTGGTCCCACTCTTCAACATCCGCTCACAATGTGTCGTCCTCGTCATCTCTCAACCAGATTATCAGTGTCCATGTCAGTCAGTAAGTATATGTCTGTGTGCCGAGAcatctgaaagagagagagaagagatggtTCTATCAGTGAGGAGAGAGTGGCATACAGATGGTTAATCCATCCCATAAATCACCTCAGCATTATCATTCATGAGGACAACCagaattttaaaacaaaaacattttccatATGAATTTGCCACAATTTGTATTGTTCACAACTGATTCTTAACTTGTCATAGAAAATGCATCAGTTATACAATTAAGAAAATACTCGGACCCCACAAAAGTAAAGATTACTTGCTAGCTACACATTGTATTTGTTATGACCTGTGAAAGAATCTGTGTTAGTGCAGCTCATTTTATATTActcttcatatttttttttttaagggaatATTAACCTAGAGACTGCAGATACACAGAATGACAAATGTGTTTAACCGTATATGCAAAATGAAATATGTAATTtttaatattaggagaataacaTCACAATCAATGCTGTGTTTTGATCGTGGTGAATTGGCAATCAGTTCACAATTTGAATTTGATTGTTTTATAATTACAAGTTAGTTAAGGGTGCTCACCTTGGGTCAAAGTGATACTTTCCAAACTCTACTTTCCTCATTTAATCCTGGAAAATCCTGCAAaaaagcatttctattgcctacCATATGTTCTATCAACCtaaagtcaaaaacaaaaacaaaaattaatttGGCCCTTTGACCCTTTAATCTGAGAGGAATGTAtagaatttaatattttaaaaatgtgtagaAAACCCATTAAAGTTCAACACATCTTGTATATTTGACAATATTCTCACAGGTCAAGTTAACAGTTTACTCTGATGATGCTACATCGTAAGTGGAAAAAACTCCACGTACTGAGCATGATGTAAGTTATCAAGTTAATACTTTATTTACTGCACTAACATCTTTAACAAAACTACCACAAAACAGGAATaattactgtattttaacatatCATCATCCTGTTCTGTCCATTTTCCAAATATGGGGTTGATTACCTCCTAATATTCAGATTGTTGActtatttaaaaacatataattcatgaatgaatccttatttatatattcagacagaagacGCCAACAAATGTCCATATATCCATTATTTCCCATTTATTTTGAACACATGGGGTGCTTTATCCAGTAGCAAGGACAGACACGTATTCATTCAATTCCAAAGAGCAGAAATGAGTGACTGAAGTTTTCTCTGTAACAGTTAAAATGTGCTTTGCCATGCTTGTTTTCTGCCAAGTGAGGTATTCATATGACACTGTATGGAGTAACAGTAGTAATAGTTTGAGAACTCTGAACCAGAGAGCTGCAGCTGAATCTGATCCACCACACAGAAGGTGAACATTTAATACGATAACCTGAGATCGttactgcatgaactgtatgCTTCGCAGTTCATTTCCAACGTATCTGTCAAGACGTACAtcttggttgttgttgttgtccacaTATTAAAGGAAAACTTCatccacaaaatgaccatttttataccaattactcaccccgtgttacccTGAATTCTTGAAGGAAAATTGTTTTTTCTCGCATACCTCCACAGAGAatcaaaaaaacagataaaagtcttgatgaattgaagttaatggcaaaactatatcaaaacatacatttataaacTCTAACACAACTCGTGCACTATAATCCAAGTCTGGTTTATCCGGCCATATGCTCACTATACTTCCCAAACACACGCATCttcgctaaaaccttactatttaaaacacaaaaccagTCCAGACTTAGATGGACGAGTGGCGCGCCTGCGCAAGCGTGAGACAGTTTATacaaaagtgttttaaatagtgagGTTTTAGCAAACCTGcgtgtgtttgggaagtagtgagcatacaactggataaacgagacttggattatactgcgcAAATTGTGttagagtttgtaaacagatgttttgctgttgttaaacctgAATCTCATTTACttaaattcatcaagaatttacTCTGTTTTCGGATTCTtagttcaccgtggaggcatgcgagaaaaacaaggttttctgcaataattcaaGTCAACACgaggtgagtaattgatatacaaattcaaagtcattttgtgggtgaagtattcctttaatatccacatcaaactgctgctgctcaacTTCTCTTGTGTTTAGCCATGTTATACAGACTGATAACAAAGCTGTGTGAAGGCAGACTGGGTGTTGACTTTAGTCTCAGCTGTAATCTACGGAGTCTGAGAGCGGAAATGATGGCACTTGTCTTACGTTAAAATATTAGTAATTAATTTTTCCTAAACAAGTTTTAATTCTCTTTGCAGTGGTTTATTAAGTATATCTATTGTTTTAGGAAAACAGGCTATTGACTCCATTATTTACTGGACTTGTGTTAAAAATCTTAGTTTTATTCTAAGTAGAAAATAACagacatacatttaaaattaaactaACAATGTTGAGAAGGGAgaacaaataaacatttctgaagtcaaatataacaaaacTTTTTCCTTCCCATCAGGAAGTCTTAAATGAATCGGTGCAGAGCGCTGGACACACGGTGGCTTCATTAATAGATGCACCAGAATTAGTATAAACATTTTCTACATTTGAATGAATCTGACTGGACTAGATTTTATTCTGAGCTGTGGCACTTTAGGAGTATAATTCACAAAATGACTGCTTTCGAGGGTCTAAAGATAGATTGGACTGTAAAACCCTCTGAGACtaacttgtgattttgggctatttcagtaatcttttttttcccttttgtttcCAGTCTTCCTTTAAACACAGCTttgtcatgacaaaaacaacaattatgACTACATTATGTTTAAGCTACCACATGAGAAGTACCTTTCCTTCTCTGCATTGCAGTGTAAAACAGTCACAAAAGTTTTCTTTCAGAAATTATAACCAGACCAGGTGCATTGCAAtatgacatatttatattacaatACATTTCTATGAGGCTTTTACCCACAGGCAAACAATACTGAATAAAAATGTGGAGTAGAGGCTTATCATGGTTtcactaaagaaaaacaaaaaacacctaAACCAACACCTAAACTCTCACAGTTAAGAAGAGATGAAACAACTCCTGCACAGCGCTACAAACGTATCGTCCTTCTTACTCACTGATAAGATCACTTTAGTATGTTGATTAAGCTGAGTCACTGGCGTCCTGATTATTTAGGCACTAAAAGAGGACGAGGCTGCAATCATATAAAGCTTTACTTGTTTGTCTGCTAACTAGAGTCAACTAATATTTCAAAGGACAAAGTGCTGGAATTAATTTCATGAACCAGTTGGGTCTTGATCACATGAACACGATAGTTTTCATCAGGCTGCACCATTATGTAAATTACCAGGTGAACTCTCGAGCAGACTTTGTCAGACAATAATGGTCCTCCATTCAAGCTAGTGTCAGTCAAATTTGATCTTACGATCCAAggcttgtatttatatatatgtattttaaaaagcCGTCATTCACAGACTTGGTTGTGTTGACCAGATGTCCACTCTGGACATCAAAAGGAGTCACTTTAGCTTCACTGACATGTTAAACAGGAATCAGCTCACAATGTCACAAAGGTTGTTTTTTCCACACAATTATAGGGCTGGATATCATTTGGTGATTGCTGGTACAGATAGTAGGTTTAACATAACTTTCTTGTGAATTATGTGGcaattcaacacattctcatcccagcttagcacatactgacgctttgtcagaccccttggcgtcacttttccCCTGCAgtaaacacttgcttaggtttagaaaaaaacaacatggttgggcttaaaactgctGCGTTAGTGCAGGGAAAATGTGAcgctgtgaacacgggacagCTGACGGCTGATTataaagtgaaattaaaacGCAAGTTACGTAACTCTCTAACAGCGGCctcttggatgaaagccttgtgttgttggacccatccacgtcCCCTCCCGCTCAGcctgtgtctctttcgctctttaatcTACGTCACCACAACACTCTCTctgtgcgtttactgttgccgcggatgggcttacattgtagttaatggaaagcccgaaGCGTCTCATACCGActctaaagggtgccttgtgtggcagTATCGAATGCCGACGACCGTGACAAAGcgccggtatttgacgccctgggaatgagaacgggcttctttaaaaatatgaattattagaTGCAAAAATCCAGTGAATCAAACTGCTACAGAGACGGTACACTAAAATGAGATAAGACAAGGTGTTGAGGTAGACTGAGTGGAAATCCTAACAGAATGAGCATCACCTCCTTCCACCAGGACACTGGGAGGTCATCAAGGTAAGAGGGAGTGCATGATGCAGCTAGCATTAATACTGTAAATGTCTCAGGGAATACCAGAAAGAattagaaaaaaagatgtaaaagaCTACTACTTTAGGTAGATAGTTTAGTTCTTACGTAATGGAAACAAtggcaaaaataataaagaaacagcTTCAACAGCCATGCTGacattggtttgttttttgtgaagATCAACAGCACATTGGGCGCTGGATTTTGTTGAGGCTGTATTACATGTTTCCTCTGTGCTGCTCTGCTTCGCCTACAGGCAGGAAAACGTAGCTGAGTGGTTGCAGAGCATGCCATACAACCACAACAGGGTTCCATGACAATGAGTTTGATTCCAGccttgggacctttgttgcaagTGATCATaaccctctctctcgctcctccatttctacaCTGACCGCTGTCaaataaaggtgaaaaatgccccccccaaaaaaagaaaaagtttacGTAAACCAACTTGTGGTCTTGTTAGATGAATTATGATTTTTAGAACGTCTGTGTAAAACCTTTAACTGATATCCTCCGTAATCCTCCTCATGATGACCAAAGTACGTGAAAACACAGAATGTCTTCACAAAGATGGGGTGAAAATATAAGCTGAGATGCTATAACATTATATAAAACATTAGGAAAATCTTGTCTAAAGATGTACATGTAGTGGGTTAATAATCATTAGAGTTACATGTCGTATAAACCACTCATGTCACAGTATGTTGCTTTACAAGCACAGGTGATGCACAAGTGTTGCCTTTGAGGATTGTAACAATTATTGATTTGCCAAatgatgtatatatatttcCTCATAAGTCTTCTCAAGCAGCCAACACTGGCCTTTCTGTGCTGTGTACTATCATTTTGGTTCATTGGGTACCTAAATGGCACCAAATCCTGATACCCAGCCCTGCACAAAATAAACATGTGTCATTAGCAGAAAAAGTGCTTTCAAGACCCTACATGATCTAGAAAAGTCTTGGTTGAGTACAGGGCTCAGTGTCTCCAAGAGGAAAGAGGAATGCTGGTGGTTATTGTCCTGTTCGGCTCTAGGAGTCGTACTCAGACTGCTCCTCTATCAACACAGCAGGTCGATTGCTTACCCTGCTGCCAAAGTCCAGGCAGGAAACCCCCAAAGCAACCAAAAGGTGCCATGCCTGCAGACAACAACACAGGAGAGAGGAGTCAAGACACAACCGGGTTTGTGCACACTTATgcatgaaatatgttttttcacTAAAACAATGCTGAGACAGACAGTTTAAATACACGGAGCAgttcatttcaaaatgaaaccaAAGATTACTCCAACATTGAAAATCTTACaaacaaataatatttattgtatttgatACAGAAAAATGACCAATATTTTTTCTAATATCTGTATCTTCTTTTAATTGAATTTTATCAACTATACTGGTCATgctaaagggtaactttggtattttttaacCTGCACCctatttcccatgtttttgtgtcgaaGTGACTAATTGGGACAACAAATgtttaaattggtccagtattgagggataacgctgtaactGGCAGCCGCTAAATAGGCTGCAATACAATCATATCGGGCAATTCCTCCCCGTCAATGTACATACACTAAAGGTGCTTGTTTTTGACaatgacaggctcagattgttatcataagtgcctgacaacattatggaaaggaccctacagagaaattaaacatttttcttgcttttcgctttgttattgtgtcatgtgacttgtcgccagaagacaacagtggaaacgtgagtgagagttggagagaggaggttttttaataactccgctcagcctgtgcattaacaccacaggccacCACAGGGGGGCAGCGACATACATAAAATCTGCCTTGGCGAATGCACTTCTAGTTAAGTGTGAAGTTACGTTTATCAGTGATTTGATTTActtgaattgtttttgtttgtgctcaCACTTGTCTGCAccgtactgtgtgtgtgttctcataaTTAGAAATTCAAGTATGATGTACGAATGTATTTATTGAAAAACACTCCTACAAGTTAGTTTGAAAACTtgggtatttaaaaaaaaaaaaaaaaagtttgtttcctacaagttatttattcattttggtgCATTGTGGTTATTGGTAAATCAGGTAAAAAGCTAACTAGGTAGACAGCACTTCCATAGGTACTGTACTCTTGTGTCGCAAGATATTAAAGAGCAACAGACTGAAGTTAAATAAGACTAATTTAAACTTAGTAACAAGTTTATACTACTGTACTTTGTCACAGAATCATTATCTGCATTAACAAATGTTACAAAATGTCTACTAAAGCCAAAAGGTGTCTGAGAAATCAATGTAATGTTGCAGTAATTTGACTCACCAGGTAGCCTACAAAGCACAGATAGGCTACGGAGAGCAGCGCAGCGAAGACGTAGAGCAACACGCTGTTCAGCGCCGTTACGTAAACCACCACGAAGTACATGTTGATTGCACAAACCACCAGGATGACGATGCCTCCGGAAATCTTCCAAACCCTAAAGAAACAGGCAGTTTATTTAGACCATTGAGaaataatatttcttttctCAAATTAACATTCTGCTGGAAATATTTCCTTCTAACAGTAACACTACTGAGTAAATTCCTAGTTTGTGTAACTCAATCTTGGCCTGACTAAAAAacattggattttttttccataaacaACACCAAACTAAATAATCGGCCTACAGTAAATGACGGAAAAGGGAGGAACGGTTGGTGGAGGAACGGTTGGTAAACATTGCAGttaaaaataaagttgtctggAACAGAGTCACTCGCATGACCATGAGcaaacaagttgcatttgatTTGGCAATGAATAACCAACACAAACCTCCACCACAAAAAATTCACCAACTGGCTGTCAACACGAAAGAGATCACACTTTTCACTTCCTCAGTTTCAAGTTGAATCGACATTGATGCTAAAAAACATCCTCAAAATACAGAATCAGGAATTAAtgataaaatgttttacaaatatCACTCACATTCCGTTTGCAAAGTCGTTCATTATGGACGTCAGACTGGTGAAGGTCAGAATTGGGATCAAAGCAAATGGAAGCTGTGGAACAGAAAGAGAAGTCATAGTGAATAGTTGAACAGTATTATGTACTATAGGACAGAGAAAGAGTAGGTTAATGTTaaagactgttttttttgtgagggCTTTCTTAAATAATTCATCCTTACCTGCATGCTTTGAAGCACGTTGAGGAAGTCGTTCATCCCTGTCAGATGTTCAACATCCTGAAAAATGGCTACCAGCAGTGTAGGCGTGATGGCGATGGAGCGGGTCAGCAGCACCCGCGCAAAACGGGACCACCGCAGGTTCAGGAAACCCTTcgcaaacaaaaaataaaaacatgagcaTAGacacttctctttttttttacccatcaTCAGGTACATAACCAGTAGGCCTTCTTACCTCCATAACAAACTGGCCAGAGTAAGTGCCTGTCATGGTGGAACTCTGTCCAGCAGCCAGGATGCCGATCGCCCAGATGTAGAGGGCTGCAGGGCCAAAGAAACAGCCCAGGACCACTCCCTGAGCAGACAGAGAAATAAATGATCTATCAGACATATAtctaagagacagagagatggggATTTTAAGTTTAAATTCTCTAAAGTCTCTAGTAACATGTGCTGAGTCCAAAATTCAAAGGATATATACATAGTAAACATTATGTGTAACTGAAGCACATAGTGGTAgaatttattgttaatattactaactgcaaaaaaaaacagcactatACAGATTAGTATAGAACATAATGTATACTATAATAACAATTACTATGTACTATGGAATTGGGACACAGCTTAAATGTctgcaatgaaaaggtctacaGGTAAATGTGCTGTGTCCCTATTCAATATCACATAATTAACTGTATGAATAGTATAGAATTGTACCAAAATAAATATGCTGTTTTctactaacaggaagtgatgtaatATTTCCTCACACATCAATACAACTGGGATTCATTGTTGTTGTGCTGATGATCAAACATACCCCTTTGTAGATGTCCACCTCCAGTGTGTCGTTGTTGAGAGGGAAGAGATCTGTGTGAGGGCTGCCGGTTGCATTGCACTTTGCATTCTGCAATcagggacacaaacacacgataaactgcaacttgagtcTCTGGACAGTGAAGTGTGTCAACAGTACTATTTAGAAACAATTATTATGCTGTGTTTTAGCTTCAGCAGTAAAGAGGAATTGATTCTTCATACAGTATACCCACCATTTCAATATTCGTTCTATTGTAGAAAGCCTGAGCAAAGATCGCTACGACGAAGACGTTGATGAggaaggagatgaagagagCGATAGTTGACTCGATGAAGAAGTACTTGTTGGCTTCCTTTACTTCCTTCTTATTTTTGCGATCAATTTCCCGAGACTGGTACATGAGGAAATAAACAGAATAACAACTTTAATCAAACACCCAAGGTCTGCTTTaagaatgttttaaaaatggcatTCATACTCCTGAGTTTATGgtataatatatactgtgtgtcAAACACTGATAATTAGGCTGTAACTTTTCTAAATCGTATAAGAAATATGGATGAAACTCTTATAGATAAAAGTCAAGTTGacagaaacatttatttaaaaatttaCCTGCAGGCCAATCTAAACTTCTAATCTAATAATCGAATAACCGGTTTCTGTGATTGTCAAGAAATTCCTCTGGGAAAAAAACCCGATAAATTCTTTGGGTTCTTCTAAAGTCAGTGACAAGTTCTTAATATGTCGTAACAATTATGTTCCACGTTGTTCATAAAAAAACTCTTCACTGATTGCTATGATTCAAGCTGTCAAATTACTTTTAACAAGACAGATTCCTGTTTCtctaatataaaacaaatatgcttCTAACCTTGACCAGCGCTGAGTGCAGGTAGATGTTGTGGGGCATAATGACGGCGCCTACGATTCCAACCGCCTGCTCCAGCTGCACCGGCCCGCAGTCGGCACAGTAAGGTATGAACATTCCCTTCAGCAGCTCCCCTTGATCTGGTTTTACCAGCACGTACTGCAGACAGGCAAAACAGAGTCAAACAAGTCACATGGTGCCATGAATGTCTTGACAAAAATTCTATCAGCTGTCAACAAACTATTATtaactactattattactatacaAATTATATTGGAAATTGGTACGGGACTTTAC containing:
- the LOC119494441 gene encoding natural resistance-associated macrophage protein 2-like isoform X1; translation: MKAEQDGDLLEEDSPQENGVQTNQYSTISPPASPVAQDEPFSTYFEEKVPIPDNVNQVFSFRKLWAFTGPGFLMSIAYLDPGNIESDLQSGAKAGFKLLWILLGATIIGLLLQRLAARLGVVTGMHLAEVCNRQYPTVPRVILWLMVELAIIGSDMQEVIGCAIALNLLSVGRIPLWAGVLITITDTFVFLFLDKYGLRKLEAFFGFLITVMAVSFGYEYVLVKPDQGELLKGMFIPYCADCGPVQLEQAVGIVGAVIMPHNIYLHSALVKSREIDRKNKKEVKEANKYFFIESTIALFISFLINVFVVAIFAQAFYNRTNIEMNAKCNATGSPHTDLFPLNNDTLEVDIYKGGVVLGCFFGPAALYIWAIGILAAGQSSTMTGTYSGQFVMEGFLNLRWSRFARVLLTRSIAITPTLLVAIFQDVEHLTGMNDFLNVLQSMQLPFALIPILTFTSLTSIMNDFANGMVWKISGGIVILVVCAINMYFVVVYVTALNSVLLYVFAALLSVAYLCFVGYLAWHLLVALGVSCLDFGSRMSRHTDIYLLTDMDTDNLVER
- the LOC119494441 gene encoding natural resistance-associated macrophage protein 2-like isoform X2; the encoded protein is MEKSKLKDSPQENGVQTNQYSTISPPASPVAQDEPFSTYFEEKVPIPDNVNQVFSFRKLWAFTGPGFLMSIAYLDPGNIESDLQSGAKAGFKLLWILLGATIIGLLLQRLAARLGVVTGMHLAEVCNRQYPTVPRVILWLMVELAIIGSDMQEVIGCAIALNLLSVGRIPLWAGVLITITDTFVFLFLDKYGLRKLEAFFGFLITVMAVSFGYEYVLVKPDQGELLKGMFIPYCADCGPVQLEQAVGIVGAVIMPHNIYLHSALVKSREIDRKNKKEVKEANKYFFIESTIALFISFLINVFVVAIFAQAFYNRTNIEMNAKCNATGSPHTDLFPLNNDTLEVDIYKGGVVLGCFFGPAALYIWAIGILAAGQSSTMTGTYSGQFVMEGFLNLRWSRFARVLLTRSIAITPTLLVAIFQDVEHLTGMNDFLNVLQSMQLPFALIPILTFTSLTSIMNDFANGMVWKISGGIVILVVCAINMYFVVVYVTALNSVLLYVFAALLSVAYLCFVGYLAWHLLVALGVSCLDFGSRMSRHTDIYLLTDMDTDNLVER